CAACGAGATGCTGAACCTGCTGACCGGCACCAAAGCACGCCTGGCCACGCAGCCCGAGCTGGCCGCCACGCTGGCCTTCCGCTTCCCCTATGTGGACCCGCTCAACCACCTGCAGGTGGAGCTGATGCGCCGACACCGCAAGGCCCCACCCCTGGACACCGCACCGGCGGCACAGGCCGAAGGCGTGTATGCCGATGCGCCCGGGCAGCGCCTGCGCCGGGGCATCCACTTGTCGATCAACGGGGTGGCCTCGGCCCTGCGCAACACGGGTTGAGTGGCCACGGCAGTCAGCGGCGCTCAGGCGCCGCCCGCATAGCCGTTTTGCCGCCAGGCCTCGAACACCGTCACGGCCACGGCGTTGCTCAGGTTCAGGCTGCGCTGGCCGGGCAGCATGGGCAGGCGCACGCGCTGGCTGGTGGGAAAACGCTCACGCAGCTCGGGGGCCAGGCCCCGGGTTTCACAGCCAAACACCAGCCAGTCGCCCGGCTGCCAGGCCACCTGCGCGAAGGGTTGGCTGCCATGGGTGGTGAAGGCGAACATGCGCGCGGGGTCGGGCTGCACGGTCTCGATGAAGGCCGTCCAGTCGGCGTGCCGGCGCACCGGGGCGTACTCGTGGTAATCCAGCCCTGCGCGGCGCAGCAGTTTGTCGTCCATCGAAAAACCCAGGGGCTCAACCAGATGCAGCTCGCAGCCGGTGTTGGCCGCCAGGCGGATGACGTTGCCCGTGTTGGGCGGGATCTCGGGTTCAACCAAAACGATGCGGAACATGCCCGCGATTATGTGACGGTCTGCTTGAAGGCCATCACGGCCTGGTTGCGCAAGGTGTGCAACAAGGACAGCTCTCGCTCGCCCAACTGCAGGCTGTGGGTCTGGCCCTTGTCGGCATACAGCATGCCAATGACCACATCGGCCTGCCCTGCCCGCTTGAGCACCAGGGGCAACAGCAAGAAGGTGGGCGCCTGCACCTGGTCGCGGAACCACGCCGGCAACCGGTTGACGATGTTGGGGGCGGCCGCATCGGCGATCAAGGTGTCGGCCTGACGCAGGGCCACCGCGGTGAACAAG
This genomic window from Aquabacterium sp. A3 contains:
- the trmL gene encoding tRNA (uridine(34)/cytosine(34)/5-carboxymethylaminomethyluridine(34)-2'-O)-methyltransferase TrmL, which translates into the protein MFRIVLVEPEIPPNTGNVIRLAANTGCELHLVEPLGFSMDDKLLRRAGLDYHEYAPVRRHADWTAFIETVQPDPARMFAFTTHGSQPFAQVAWQPGDWLVFGCETRGLAPELRERFPTSQRVRLPMLPGQRSLNLSNAVAVTVFEAWRQNGYAGGA